The following nucleotide sequence is from Streptomyces bathyalis.
ACATGGCCGGTTGGCCGGTGACCTCGTCCACGCGCGTTCCGTCCGGTGCGGAAGTCCGGATTCATCGCAGCAGCCCCGGGTGCACCGTCGTTACGCTTCACGTATGGCTCCTTCTGCCGGTCCCGCCAGTTCCGCCAGTTCCGCCGGTTCTGCCGGATCCGCCCGCCCGGTGGTGCACACGTACTGGGAGACCGCCGGCGCGACGATGACCTTCACGCATCCCCTCGACCAAGGGCTGCTGGAGCGGTACGTGCCCCGCGACGCCCGGATTCTCGACTACGGGTGCGGCTACGGACGGCTGACGGCGCGGCTGGAGGAACTCGGCTACGGCGACGTGCAGGGCGTGGACCCTTCCGCGGCGATGATCGAGCGCGGATTGCGCGAACATCCGGGGCTCAAGCTGACCCGGCAGACGGCGCTGCCCCTGCCTTTGGCCGAGGACTCCTTCGACGCGGCGCTGCTGTTCGTCGTGCTGGGCGTCGTCCCGGGCGACGCGGACCAGAACGCGCTCGTCGCGGAACTCGCCCGGCTGATCAGACCCGGAGGCGTGCTCTACCTCAGCGATGTTCCCCTTCAGGACGACGAGCGCCACTTACGCCGCTACGAGGAGGCCGTGGCCTCGGCCCCGTACCGCGCCTACGGCACCTTCTCCACGCCCGATGGAGGGCTCTTCCGGCACCACCGGCCCGAGCAGCTCCGGGCACTGCTGCACGGCAACGGCTTCGTCGTCGAGGAGGAGCGAACGGGGGCGGCCGCCACACTCCACGGGCACACCGCACGCAGCGTCCAGGTCGTCGCCCGCCGAGCGCCCGCCCCGTGAGGCCGCGGCGCTCCGGCGGCGCGTGAATCAGCGGAACGCGGCCTCGCCGGTGAGTGCCTGGCCGATCACCAGCTGGTGCACCTCTGAGGTGCCCTCGTAAGTGAGCACGGACTCAAGGTTGTTGGCGTGCCGCATGACCGGATACTCCAGGGTGATCCCGGCGGCGCCGAGCATGGTGCGGCACTCACGGGCGATGGCGATCGCCTCGCGGACGCTGTTGAGCTTGCCGAGGCTGACCTGCTCCGGACGGAGCGAGCCGGCGTCCTTGAGGCTTCCGAGATGCAGCGCCAGCAGCATCCCCTTGCCCAACTCCAGTGACATGTCGGCGAGTTTGGCCTGCGAGAGCTGGTAGGCGGCCAGCGGCTTGTCGAAGATCTCCCGCTGCCGGGCGTATTCGAGGGTGGTCTCCAGGCAGTCGCGTGCGGCGCCGAGCGCGCCGAAGACGATGCCGTAGCGCGCCTCGTTGAGGCAGGAGAGCGGGCCGGAGAGGCCGACGGCGTCGGGGAGCACCGCCGATTCGGGCAACCGGACGCCGTCCAGGACGAGTTCGGACGTGACCGAGGCGCGCAGCGACATCTTCTTCTTGATCTCGGGCGCCGAGAATCCGGGGGTGCCCGCCGGGACGACGAAGCCGCGGACCTTGTTTCCCGGGTCGTCCGTCCTCGCCCACACCACGGCCACGTCGGCGACGGACCCGTTGGTGATCCACATCTTGGTGCCGTCCAGCACCCAGTCGGAACCGTCGCGCACCGCGCGGGTGCGCATGCCGGCCGGGTTGGAGCCGAAGTCCGGCTCGGTCAGGCCGAAGCAGCCGATCGCGTCACCGGCCGCCATCGACGGCAGCCACTGCTGCTTCTGCTCCTCGCTGCCGTACTTCCAGATCGCGAACATGGCGAGGGAGCCCTGCACAGACACCAGGGACCGCAGCCCCGAGTCGCCCGCCTCCAGCTCCATGCACGCCAGCCCGTAGGCGGTTGCGGTGGTGCCCGCGCAGCCGTAGCCGTCCAGGTGCATGCCGAGGACGCCCAACGAGCCCAGTTCCTTCGCCAGTTCGCGCACGGGGAGCGACCCGGTCTCGTACCAGTCGGCGAGTTGGGGCTTCACCTTCTCCTCGACGTACTGCCGCACCGTGTCCCGGATCGCGCGGTCCTCCTCGCCGATCAGGGCTTCGGTGCCGAAGAGGCCGAGCGGGGTCTGGGGTGTCACGGGCGGCACGGAGGTCTCCTCGTCCATCGAACGGCGTTAGGTTTCTGCCTGCGCGCACGTTAACCTTACGGCGTTAGTTTTCACAAGGAGCCCCGATGCCACGCCCGAAGTCGCCGCTGCTCAGCCGGGAGCGGATCCGTGACACCGCGCTGGAGCTGATCGACTCCGAGGGCATCGGCGCGCTCTCCATGCGGAACCTCGCCCTGAGGCTCGATGTGAAGGCCGCCTCGCTCTACAGCCACTACCCCAACAAGGACGCCGTGCTGGACGCAGTGGCCAACCTGCTCACCCGCCAGGTGGACACCTCCGCCTTCGAGCGCGGCTGGCGCGAGGGCCTGGAGACATGGGGCAGGTCGTACCACGCGGCACTCAGCAGACACCCCAACGCCGCCCCGGTCGTGGCCGCCGGCACCGGCAGGCGCGAGGACTTCCTCGCCATGGCCGATGCCGTGCACGGAGGGCTCGTCGGGGACGGCTGGCCCCCGCGCTGGGCCACGATGATCGCCGCCTCCGTGAAGTACCTCGTCATCGGAGCAGCCACCACACCCTTCGCGAGCGGCTTCGCCGACGACACGCGTGTCTACTTCGAGCGCTATCCCAACCTCGTGCAGGCACATCTGATCCCGGCACACGCCGAGGAGATCGACAGCGACAGCTTCGAACTCGCCCTGGACAGCCTGCTCGTGGGGCTCGAACCGCTGCACGCCTCGCTGACGTCCGCACGGCCCGCGGGGGAGTGACCCGCCCGCACACGAGGGCGGGCGGACCGTCCCCGCGACGGCCCGCCCGGCCCCTCTTCGCTCTCGGCCCGGTGCTACTCGGCCAGCAGCTCCCGCAGTTCACCCACGGCGTCACGGAGCTTCTCCGCGAACGTGTGCATCTGGTCCGCCACCGTGAGCGGAGTGCTCAGGTAGAGGTTGAAGCGTTCCGGAAGCAGCACGTAGGCGACGCCGATGCAGCGGCTGCTCGTCGAACCGAACCCGAAGAACTGGATGTTGGTGGACGGCGCGGAGCTGGTGCTCAGATAGTCCTCCCGCATCTTCAGCCAGCCCGCGCTGCGGAACAGCGAGGGCTGCTCGTTCACACCGAGCTCCGCGCCGCGGCGGCGCTGGATCAACTCCAGCTCCCACAGGTGCTGTTCGGGAGCCTCGACGGCCTGGCACTCCTTGGCGCGCGTCACGTGCGCGGTCGCGGCCGCACGGAAGGCGGTGCGCCGCGTCTCCGTGTCCGCCTCCGGGTCATCCATCGCGTCCACGAACGCGCACATCTCCGGGGTCACGACTCGCATTGCCTCCGTGCGGCCGTGCTTGTACTGCCGCGTGGCGATCGACTCGTACGTGGCGCCCAGATGGCCCTTGGCGCGCTGGTGGGCGAGCTGGTAGGCGACCTGCACGAAGGCGTCGGGTGAGACTCCGAGCGCCTTGGCCTGGTTGCTGCCGAAGTCGTCGAAGGAGACGGTGCGCGTCGCGGTGCTCCGTCCGTACTCCGCGAACGCCTCGGCGGCCGAACGCACTTGCGCCCGA
It contains:
- a CDS encoding TetR/AcrR family transcriptional regulator; the encoded protein is MPRPKSPLLSRERIRDTALELIDSEGIGALSMRNLALRLDVKAASLYSHYPNKDAVLDAVANLLTRQVDTSAFERGWREGLETWGRSYHAALSRHPNAAPVVAAGTGRREDFLAMADAVHGGLVGDGWPPRWATMIAASVKYLVIGAATTPFASGFADDTRVYFERYPNLVQAHLIPAHAEEIDSDSFELALDSLLVGLEPLHASLTSARPAGE
- a CDS encoding acyl-CoA dehydrogenase family protein, translated to MDEETSVPPVTPQTPLGLFGTEALIGEEDRAIRDTVRQYVEEKVKPQLADWYETGSLPVRELAKELGSLGVLGMHLDGYGCAGTTATAYGLACMELEAGDSGLRSLVSVQGSLAMFAIWKYGSEEQKQQWLPSMAAGDAIGCFGLTEPDFGSNPAGMRTRAVRDGSDWVLDGTKMWITNGSVADVAVVWARTDDPGNKVRGFVVPAGTPGFSAPEIKKKMSLRASVTSELVLDGVRLPESAVLPDAVGLSGPLSCLNEARYGIVFGALGAARDCLETTLEYARQREIFDKPLAAYQLSQAKLADMSLELGKGMLLALHLGSLKDAGSLRPEQVSLGKLNSVREAIAIARECRTMLGAAGITLEYPVMRHANNLESVLTYEGTSEVHQLVIGQALTGEAAFR
- a CDS encoding class I SAM-dependent methyltransferase, with the translated sequence MAPSAGPASSASSAGSAGSARPVVHTYWETAGATMTFTHPLDQGLLERYVPRDARILDYGCGYGRLTARLEELGYGDVQGVDPSAAMIERGLREHPGLKLTRQTALPLPLAEDSFDAALLFVVLGVVPGDADQNALVAELARLIRPGGVLYLSDVPLQDDERHLRRYEEAVASAPYRAYGTFSTPDGGLFRHHRPEQLRALLHGNGFVVEEERTGAAATLHGHTARSVQVVARRAPAP